The Nitrospira tepida genome includes a window with the following:
- the hyfB gene encoding hydrogenase 4 subunit B — MLNLFLLLLAGYLAGLMLPLCFPGKPRLQNLLAHGLAGSAGGAGILLGIAGLLTPKPWTASVDSTIPLLSFAIRLDPLASFFVLTISLAGLAASIFAMGYVTEFFGRSSVAIMGSLYNGFLLSMTLVVMADNGFFFLILWELMSLLSYFLVVTEHEQADVRYAGLFYLIMAHVGTAFIVLAFLIFFQESGSFAFETFRHPQHPLPEGMRTLVFLVALIGFGAKAGIVPLHVWLPYAHPAAPSHISALMSGVMIKTAIYGLVRVYFDFLGGEFPWWWGFTVLVVGAVSALLGVMYALMEHDLKSLLAFHSVENIGIILLGIGAGMIFRTYGLHEFAALGLLAGLYHTINHALFKALLFLGAGSLLYATHTRNMEEYGGLLRRMPWTGFFFLVGAVSISALPPTNGFVSEWLVFQSLFLSFHIPALLLKLMLPLTAAMLALTGVLALACFAKAFGMSFLALPRSAHARHAEEVPMPMRVGMGLLAAMCLLLGLLPMLVVPMLDRVGAPFTGVSIAGKVVALDGWALAPGNVEFSSLSSPAIALGLFGLSLLGLLLVVVFGGLVKARAYKTWGCGINLSPRLEYTATGFVQPIKRVFSTIYQPTVKLETELLEESRYFAKRRRFEFHIEPVFQKYLYDPVVMFFSTMADRLRVIQAGSLHLYLTYIFVTLVLLLLFAV; from the coding sequence ATGTTGAATCTGTTCCTCCTGCTCCTTGCCGGTTACCTCGCCGGGCTGATGCTTCCACTCTGTTTCCCCGGGAAGCCGCGATTGCAGAACCTGCTCGCGCACGGCCTTGCCGGGTCGGCGGGCGGGGCAGGGATCCTCCTTGGGATTGCCGGCCTCCTGACGCCGAAACCCTGGACCGCTTCGGTCGACTCCACCATTCCCCTGCTGAGCTTTGCGATCCGTCTCGACCCGCTCGCGTCGTTCTTCGTCCTTACCATCTCCTTAGCCGGCCTGGCTGCCTCCATCTTTGCGATGGGCTACGTGACGGAATTCTTCGGCAGATCGTCCGTTGCCATCATGGGCTCGCTCTACAATGGGTTCTTGCTCTCCATGACGCTCGTCGTCATGGCGGACAACGGCTTCTTTTTCCTGATCCTCTGGGAGCTGATGTCGCTGCTCTCCTATTTCCTGGTGGTCACGGAACATGAGCAGGCTGATGTCCGCTACGCCGGATTGTTCTACCTGATCATGGCGCATGTGGGCACTGCCTTCATCGTGCTTGCCTTTCTGATCTTTTTCCAGGAATCCGGTTCCTTCGCTTTCGAGACGTTCCGTCATCCGCAGCATCCGCTCCCGGAAGGGATGAGGACTCTCGTGTTTCTTGTAGCCTTGATCGGATTCGGCGCTAAGGCGGGCATCGTGCCGTTGCATGTCTGGCTACCCTATGCCCACCCGGCCGCTCCCTCGCATATTTCGGCGCTGATGTCCGGTGTCATGATTAAAACCGCCATCTATGGCCTGGTCCGGGTCTATTTCGATTTTCTCGGCGGGGAGTTCCCCTGGTGGTGGGGTTTCACCGTTCTCGTGGTTGGTGCCGTATCGGCACTGTTAGGCGTGATGTATGCGCTGATGGAACATGACCTGAAAAGCCTCCTTGCGTTTCACAGCGTGGAAAACATCGGCATCATCCTGCTCGGCATCGGGGCTGGCATGATCTTCCGCACCTACGGACTCCATGAGTTCGCGGCCCTGGGACTCCTGGCTGGTCTCTACCACACCATCAACCACGCCCTGTTCAAGGCCCTGCTCTTTCTCGGCGCCGGCTCGCTGCTGTACGCCACCCATACCCGCAATATGGAGGAATACGGCGGCTTGCTCCGTCGCATGCCCTGGACCGGCTTCTTCTTCCTCGTCGGCGCTGTTTCGATTTCCGCCCTGCCACCGACGAACGGATTCGTCAGCGAATGGCTCGTCTTCCAAAGCCTCTTCCTGAGCTTTCACATTCCCGCACTCCTCCTCAAGCTCATGCTCCCACTCACTGCAGCGATGCTGGCCTTGACCGGCGTGTTGGCCCTCGCCTGTTTTGCGAAAGCCTTCGGCATGTCTTTTCTCGCCCTGCCACGGAGCGCCCATGCCAGACATGCAGAAGAGGTTCCGATGCCCATGCGCGTCGGCATGGGCTTGTTGGCTGCCATGTGCCTGTTGCTGGGACTGTTGCCAATGCTCGTGGTGCCCATGCTGGATCGAGTGGGCGCCCCGTTCACAGGAGTCTCGATCGCAGGAAAGGTCGTGGCGCTGGATGGCTGGGCGCTCGCACCGGGGAACGTCGAATTTTCTAGCCTCTCCTCGCCGGCAATCGCGCTGGGATTATTCGGGCTCTCGCTGCTCGGCCTCCTCTTGGTGGTCGTGTTCGGCGGTCTCGTCAAGGCACGCGCTTACAAGACATGGGGCTGCGGGATCAACCTGAGCCCACGCCTCGAGTACACGGCCACCGGCTTCGTCCAACCGATCAAGCGGGTGTTCAGCACCATCTATCAGCCGACCGTCAAGCTGGAGACGGAGCTGCTCGAAGAGTCTCGGTATTTCGCCAAGCGACGGCGGTTCGAATTCCACATCGAGCCGGTCTTTCAAAAGTATCTCTATGACCCGGTCGTGATGTTCTTCTCGACCATGGCCGACCGGTTGCGCGTGATCCAGGCCGGAAGTCTCCATCTCTATTTGACCTACATCTTTGTGACGCTGGTGCTGCTTTTACTCTTCGCGGTCTAA
- a CDS encoding hydrogenase: MLLLTCFAIVAQRRLSACVDLFALQSVFLALTAGLVAYLTGIHHIYVAAALTVVIKAVVIPRILKQVIERLNVTRELVMNVNVPAGLLICGGLVMLAFYITQPIIPLGFLLTRDSLAIALAIMLIGFFTMIARKKAVTQVIGFLVMENGLFLGATAAAYGMPLIVELGVFFDVLVGALIIGIYTHRLQDAFDSVDTSKLTILKE; this comes from the coding sequence ATGCTGCTGCTGACCTGCTTTGCGATCGTGGCGCAGCGTCGTCTCTCGGCTTGTGTGGATTTGTTCGCCTTGCAGTCCGTCTTTCTGGCTCTGACGGCCGGCCTGGTCGCATACCTCACGGGCATCCATCATATCTATGTGGCGGCGGCGCTCACGGTCGTCATCAAGGCCGTCGTGATCCCGAGAATCCTCAAGCAGGTGATCGAGCGTCTGAACGTCACACGGGAGTTGGTGATGAATGTGAACGTACCGGCCGGACTTCTGATTTGCGGAGGACTGGTCATGCTCGCCTTCTATATTACCCAGCCGATCATTCCCCTCGGCTTCCTCTTGACACGGGATTCCCTAGCGATCGCGCTCGCCATCATGTTGATCGGCTTCTTCACGATGATCGCCCGCAAAAAGGCGGTGACGCAGGTGATTGGGTTTCTCGTGATGGAAAACGGCCTCTTCCTGGGGGCCACAGCCGCCGCCTATGGGATGCCGCTGATCGTGGAGCTGGGCGTGTTCTTTGACGTGTTGGTCGGCGCCCTCATCATTGGGATCTACACGCACCGCTTGCAGGACGCCTTCGACAGCGTGGACACGAGCAAGCTGACGATCCTAAAGGAGTAG
- a CDS encoding respiratory chain complex I subunit 1 family protein: MLQAILLTVSQAIVLLAVSPFIVGLIRKVKARLQLRKGASVFQPYSDLAKLFRKQPVVSTTTSWIFTTTPYLLFASTLLAGLLVPVFTSKVPPNFAGNIIALVYLLAFGTFFLILAGLDAGSAFGGMGSSREAIVASLTEPAMIMSIFAIALTAGSTNLSTIVHKTALLEGIVTDPSPHLMALAALFIVAIAETGRVPVDNPATHLELTMIHEAMILEYSGRYLALVEWAAGLKLLVFLTLIANIFAPWGIATSMEPLALGVGLMAYLAKVSGLAALIGVIECMFAKLRLFRVTDFLGVAFILALLGMIFFYVLRG, from the coding sequence ATGCTGCAGGCCATACTCCTCACGGTGTCGCAGGCGATCGTCTTACTGGCCGTCTCACCATTCATCGTCGGGTTGATCCGGAAGGTAAAGGCGCGGCTTCAATTGCGCAAGGGCGCGAGCGTCTTCCAGCCATACTCTGACCTGGCCAAGCTGTTTCGCAAACAGCCGGTCGTCTCGACGACAACATCATGGATCTTCACGACCACGCCGTACCTCTTGTTTGCCTCAACCCTTCTCGCCGGCCTGCTCGTGCCGGTTTTTACGTCGAAGGTCCCTCCTAACTTCGCCGGCAACATCATTGCCCTGGTCTATCTGCTGGCGTTCGGAACGTTTTTTCTGATCCTGGCTGGGCTCGACGCCGGCTCGGCCTTCGGGGGCATGGGGAGCAGCCGGGAGGCGATCGTCGCCTCCCTCACCGAGCCGGCCATGATCATGTCCATCTTCGCCATCGCGCTGACCGCCGGATCGACCAATTTAAGCACCATCGTGCACAAGACCGCTCTGCTTGAGGGCATTGTGACTGATCCCTCGCCGCATTTGATGGCCCTTGCCGCCCTGTTCATCGTGGCCATCGCTGAAACCGGTCGCGTGCCGGTGGACAATCCGGCGACACATCTTGAACTGACCATGATCCACGAAGCGATGATCCTTGAATACTCCGGGCGCTATCTGGCGCTCGTGGAATGGGCCGCAGGCCTCAAGTTGCTGGTGTTTCTCACGTTGATCGCGAACATCTTTGCGCCCTGGGGGATCGCGACGAGCATGGAACCGCTGGCGCTGGGCGTCGGGCTGATGGCCTACCTGGCGAAAGTCTCGGGACTAGCCGCGCTGATCGGCGTGATCGAATGCATGTTCGCCAAGCTTCGGTTGTTCCGAGTCACCGACTTTCTAGGGGTCGCCTTCATTCTGGCCCTTCTCGGGATGATCTTCTTCTACGTGCTGCGAGGATAA
- a CDS encoding hydrogenase 4 subunit F, which translates to MEWPLIVLVAVPILAGLGSLLLKERRAIEALHCVQAGAMLASALLVIERVVAADGLSVSVILQADALSAWMDLILGVVGGTGTLYAVGYMGEEMTRGHLAVQRYSQFFCLFDLYLAAMLTAVNQDNIAIMWIAIEGSTLSAALLIGFERSKAALEAGWKYVILSSVGIALALFGTVLIYYSSEQVLGVTGEALRWSQLYQTAERLNPAAIKIAFVFALIGYGTKAGVAPMHTWLPDAHAEAPTPVSAMLSASMLTVAVYAILRFKVITDRTVGPDFAGTLVVALGLLSLTVAGTFLLVQRDFKRLFAYSSIEHIGIALLGFGIGGAGVFAGAWHLLNHALAKSTAFYGAGLVLLGYQHRLLDRVSGLLVHMPLAGTAVLVAGLALAGMPPFGLFTSELLIAVGAYAVKPEVAGLFLLLLALAFATLLYQVFRMALGGPIEPGSPLGKHCRLFASAAVALNVGALGMIGLHVPPRLTLLLDAIVKLFSPTTEMP; encoded by the coding sequence ATGGAATGGCCTCTGATCGTTCTGGTCGCCGTGCCTATTTTGGCCGGACTGGGCAGCCTACTCCTGAAAGAGCGCAGGGCCATCGAAGCCTTGCACTGCGTTCAAGCGGGGGCGATGCTGGCGAGCGCCCTGCTGGTGATAGAGCGAGTTGTTGCCGCAGACGGCCTGTCAGTCAGCGTCATATTACAAGCCGACGCGCTGAGCGCGTGGATGGATCTGATTTTAGGCGTGGTGGGCGGTACGGGCACCCTCTACGCGGTGGGGTACATGGGGGAAGAAATGACCCGGGGCCACCTCGCGGTGCAGCGCTACTCTCAGTTCTTCTGCCTCTTTGATCTCTACCTGGCTGCCATGTTGACCGCGGTCAATCAGGACAATATTGCCATTATGTGGATCGCGATCGAAGGATCAACGCTCTCTGCCGCCTTGTTGATCGGCTTTGAGCGGAGCAAAGCGGCACTCGAAGCCGGCTGGAAGTATGTGATTCTGAGTTCAGTCGGCATTGCGCTGGCCCTGTTCGGCACCGTCCTCATTTATTATTCATCCGAACAGGTATTGGGCGTCACGGGCGAGGCGTTGCGTTGGTCTCAGCTTTACCAAACAGCCGAACGGTTGAACCCAGCAGCCATCAAGATTGCCTTCGTCTTTGCCTTGATCGGTTATGGAACGAAGGCCGGCGTCGCACCGATGCATACTTGGTTGCCAGACGCGCATGCGGAGGCTCCGACGCCGGTGAGCGCAATGTTGTCCGCAAGTATGTTGACCGTGGCGGTCTATGCCATCCTGAGGTTCAAGGTCATCACGGATCGAACAGTGGGACCGGACTTTGCCGGCACTCTCGTGGTGGCATTGGGGTTGCTGTCGTTGACGGTCGCAGGAACTTTTCTTCTGGTCCAGCGGGACTTCAAACGGCTGTTCGCCTATTCCAGCATCGAACACATCGGGATCGCCTTGCTGGGGTTCGGCATCGGGGGCGCCGGGGTCTTTGCTGGCGCCTGGCATTTGCTGAACCACGCCCTGGCGAAATCCACCGCGTTTTACGGTGCCGGGTTAGTGCTCCTCGGATACCAGCATCGATTGCTTGATCGGGTCAGCGGTTTGCTGGTCCATATGCCGCTCGCAGGGACGGCCGTCCTCGTGGCCGGTCTAGCGTTGGCTGGAATGCCGCCCTTTGGCCTGTTCACCAGCGAGTTGTTGATCGCGGTAGGGGCCTATGCCGTGAAGCCGGAGGTTGCCGGCCTGTTCCTGCTTCTCTTGGCCCTGGCATTTGCGACCTTGCTGTATCAGGTGTTTCGCATGGCGTTAGGAGGACCGATTGAGCCAGGAAGCCCGCTCGGCAAGCACTGCCGTCTTTTTGCCAGCGCGGCGGTGGCTCTCAACGTGGGGGCATTGGGAATGATCGGACTCCATGTCCCTCCGAGACTGACTCTGTTGCTCGACGCGATCGTGAAACTGTTCAGTCCGACGACGGAGATGCCGTGA
- a CDS encoding carboxypeptidase-like regulatory domain-containing protein, giving the protein MTGIGSPAWSYEETAVTDGGRVVGTITLDGQVPKPKGYNLTTLPDPFYCGRISDGQGWRILQPFQVGPAGEFREVVVYLDGIDKGKPFAEGGVPQIEAKDCLFLPFTTVVRDDQPVTVVNMDPVMHDIQAYETSHLGPRVLFNVPLPMNPQHPRNFKDRSDAALYHRHMAGTPMKQLVNLTKNRRIFVMQCGFHAYMESWGLAVTNPYFAKTDEQGRFTLTDVPPGTYKLVVWHPYVRSSIERTVTIGPKGTVEAHIAVPAPTGRLYANEVLDHAYIRYNVPEETQKEIEPMIQKQQH; this is encoded by the coding sequence ATGACGGGAATAGGCTCGCCCGCCTGGTCTTATGAAGAAACCGCGGTCACGGATGGCGGACGAGTGGTGGGGACGATCACGCTTGACGGCCAAGTCCCCAAACCGAAAGGGTACAACCTCACGACGTTGCCGGACCCATTCTACTGCGGGCGCATTTCTGACGGGCAGGGCTGGCGCATCCTGCAACCGTTCCAGGTCGGGCCGGCGGGCGAATTTCGCGAGGTGGTGGTCTATCTGGACGGGATCGACAAGGGCAAACCGTTCGCCGAGGGAGGGGTGCCGCAGATCGAAGCGAAAGACTGCCTCTTCCTCCCGTTCACCACCGTCGTGCGGGACGATCAGCCGGTGACAGTGGTCAACATGGACCCCGTCATGCACGACATTCAAGCCTATGAAACCTCGCATCTGGGTCCACGCGTGTTGTTCAACGTGCCGCTGCCGATGAATCCGCAGCACCCGCGCAACTTCAAGGATCGCAGCGATGCCGCGCTGTACCACAGACACATGGCCGGGACGCCAATGAAGCAATTGGTCAATCTCACCAAGAACCGCCGGATCTTCGTCATGCAATGCGGCTTCCACGCGTACATGGAGAGCTGGGGCCTGGCCGTCACCAATCCGTACTTTGCCAAGACGGACGAGCAGGGCCGGTTCACCCTAACCGATGTGCCGCCGGGCACCTATAAGCTCGTCGTCTGGCATCCCTATGTCCGGAGCTCGATCGAGCGAACCGTCACCATCGGCCCGAAGGGGACAGTGGAGGCCCATATCGCGGTCCCGGCCCCGACCGGGCGGCTCTACGCCAACGAGGTGCTCGATCACGCGTACATCCGCTACAACGTGCCCGAGGAAACACAGAAAGAAATCGAGCCGATGATCCAAAAGCAGCAGCACTGA
- a CDS encoding carbon monoxide dehydrogenase beta subunit family protein, translated as MRPYEMTIGPEGYLPPSVSNRGVIGPSKGEGLVMGKRVPEQLAIDEAARRLIMAKNPTIFPGPLVLWAWNEQAERESRVVKALAEAVPAKLIPMADYRPKYPKIIAEKEINPNHPNLTIWKNKIDVCLFVGVHCHQSNIALKIIRGGTDCFTIALCTFNGDDEAHLTIRDLTASTIQRIVDSVNRQKRTRPS; from the coding sequence ATGAGGCCGTATGAAATGACGATTGGACCCGAAGGATATCTTCCGCCTTCCGTCTCGAATAGGGGGGTCATCGGGCCGTCGAAAGGAGAAGGGCTCGTGATGGGAAAACGTGTCCCTGAACAGCTCGCTATCGACGAGGCGGCCCGGAGGCTGATCATGGCCAAGAATCCGACGATCTTCCCGGGTCCGTTGGTCCTCTGGGCCTGGAATGAGCAAGCCGAGCGCGAATCCAGAGTGGTCAAAGCCTTGGCCGAAGCCGTACCGGCGAAGCTGATCCCGATGGCGGATTATCGCCCGAAGTACCCGAAGATCATCGCGGAAAAAGAAATCAACCCGAATCATCCCAATCTCACGATCTGGAAAAACAAGATCGATGTCTGCCTCTTCGTCGGTGTGCATTGCCACCAGTCCAATATCGCGCTGAAAATCATCCGCGGCGGCACCGATTGCTTTACGATTGCACTCTGCACCTTCAACGGAGACGACGAGGCCCATCTCACGATTCGTGACTTAACAGCCAGCACGATTCAGCGCATCGTGGATTCGGTCAACCGGCAAAAACGAACGCGACCTTCGTGA
- a CDS encoding hydrogenase 4 subunit F: protein MGTIVAPVAIILGTPLMGAVLSLTTRQTHVLHGLNLATMAALLISELAIVQQVLTQGSFTSLWGFVYLDALSAFILLIITAIGFLCSLYTWTYLDDYLNRGTITLRRVSQFFFLFHLFLFAMIAATMANNLGILWAAMEGTTLATAFLISFFRKREGFEAGWKYLILCSVGIALALFGTVLTYYSSVRVLGDVSAALNVTTLLEVAHQLDPHVLKLAFIFMLVGYGTKVGLVPMHSWLPDAYSEAPAPVVAMLAGVLETVAVYALLRSKAIADHALPEHYTGNLLIFLGLLSFVVAALFILIQRDYKRLFAYSSIEHMGIAMAGFGVGGVAGTFGGLFHLLNHALAKSLAFFSAGNVHRRFGTREIMEVRGLAKVQPVTAIAIVVAGLALVGMPPFSMFLSEVMIVSALATQSFSSDTLHLGRFLTIIVAHDVRSLAIVTLFLLFAVALFGGFTYRLASMVWRNPPDGVQSGERWDVGHVPLIVTGAALVGFGLALPEPVRGLMDRAVNVLLAR from the coding sequence ATGGGAACAATCGTGGCGCCCGTGGCGATCATCCTCGGAACACCATTGATGGGCGCGGTCCTCAGTTTAACCACCAGGCAGACCCATGTGCTCCATGGGCTGAATCTGGCCACCATGGCAGCCCTGTTGATTTCAGAACTGGCCATCGTGCAACAGGTATTGACACAGGGCTCGTTCACGTCGCTCTGGGGGTTCGTCTATCTCGACGCCCTCTCGGCGTTCATTCTTCTTATCATCACCGCCATCGGGTTTCTCTGCTCACTGTACACCTGGACTTATCTCGATGATTATCTGAATCGGGGCACGATCACGCTACGGCGGGTGAGCCAGTTCTTTTTTCTGTTTCATTTGTTTCTCTTCGCCATGATCGCCGCGACCATGGCCAACAACCTCGGCATCCTCTGGGCTGCGATGGAAGGGACCACATTAGCGACCGCCTTTCTGATTTCGTTTTTTCGCAAACGCGAAGGATTCGAGGCCGGATGGAAATACCTGATTCTCTGCTCTGTGGGCATCGCGTTAGCTCTGTTTGGCACGGTCCTGACCTATTACTCATCCGTGCGCGTGCTGGGGGATGTCAGTGCAGCGCTGAACGTGACCACGCTGCTGGAAGTAGCACACCAATTGGATCCGCATGTGCTTAAACTGGCATTCATTTTCATGCTCGTCGGTTATGGGACTAAGGTTGGACTCGTGCCGATGCACAGTTGGTTGCCGGACGCTTACAGCGAAGCACCCGCGCCGGTGGTCGCGATGTTGGCCGGAGTGTTGGAGACGGTGGCGGTCTATGCCTTGCTCCGCAGCAAGGCCATTGCCGATCACGCGCTGCCCGAGCACTACACGGGCAATTTGCTGATCTTTCTCGGGCTGCTCTCGTTTGTGGTGGCTGCGCTCTTTATTCTGATCCAGCGCGACTACAAGCGCTTGTTCGCCTATTCCAGTATTGAGCACATGGGAATTGCGATGGCAGGGTTTGGGGTGGGAGGAGTAGCCGGCACATTCGGCGGCCTGTTTCATCTCCTGAACCATGCCCTGGCCAAATCGCTGGCCTTCTTCTCAGCGGGCAATGTGCACCGCCGGTTCGGTACCCGCGAAATTATGGAGGTGCGGGGGCTGGCGAAAGTCCAGCCGGTGACGGCGATAGCCATTGTGGTCGCGGGCCTGGCGCTGGTAGGGATGCCCCCGTTTTCCATGTTTCTCAGCGAAGTCATGATCGTGTCGGCATTGGCGACCCAAAGTTTTTCCTCCGACACTCTGCACCTTGGACGATTCCTCACGATCATCGTGGCGCACGACGTGCGCAGCCTTGCCATTGTCACACTGTTTCTCCTGTTCGCAGTGGCGCTGTTCGGAGGCTTCACCTATCGCCTAGCTTCGATGGTATGGAGAAACCCTCCGGACGGCGTGCAATCCGGCGAGCGATGGGACGTGGGGCATGTCCCACTGATCGTGACCGGTGCTGCGTTAGTGGGGTTTGGGTTGGCGCTTCCGGAACCGGTGCGCGGATTGATGGATCGGGCGGTCAATGTGCTTCTGGCGAGGTGA
- a CDS encoding hydrogenase large subunit gives MMADAATAAELLRQEFAAAVVDTSVVHGIPFLRVTTDHIPLVAHYLHTKPDLRGSLSLLWAVDHRPRETRYEFLYLFTLQERKDWLLLCTDLLDKERLFRSITPHIHAAQWYEREIRDMFGLIPVGHPDLRRLVRHEHWPKGVHPLKKDFRWDTVLGRQQGEYRFLQIEGEGVFQVPVGPIHAGIIEPGHFRFSVAGEPIMQLELRHFWKHRGVEKLFEQQTLSAAVPLAERISGDSTVGHSLAYCQAVEQMAGITVPPRARYLRSLFLELERLHNHLGDVGAICNDTAYALAHAHGGRMKERIMQLNERMTGSRFLRGVMTVGGLARDITARQLDEIAAEVARIEQDFSELEAIIFANASLTDRLETTGVLPERIAWDHAVVGVVGRASGLDQDVRRDRPFAAYDELPVNVARYRYGDVRARLRVRMDEIHESIRLIGEIRAHLPQGPIVAEAGRMPEPGLWAISAVEGWRGEILYFVMAGEQGRIHRCKVRDPSFVNWPAIQWAVLGNIIPDFPLINKSFNLSYSGTDL, from the coding sequence ATGATGGCCGATGCGGCGACAGCAGCAGAGTTGCTCAGACAGGAATTTGCGGCTGCGGTTGTTGATACATCAGTGGTGCACGGCATACCATTTCTGCGGGTCACAACTGACCATATTCCACTCGTCGCGCATTATCTTCACACGAAGCCGGATTTGCGGGGCAGCCTGTCGCTCCTCTGGGCCGTGGACCATCGTCCACGGGAAACCCGTTATGAGTTCCTCTATCTCTTCACCCTCCAGGAACGCAAGGATTGGTTATTGCTCTGTACAGATCTGCTGGACAAGGAACGCCTGTTCCGATCGATCACACCTCATATCCATGCGGCTCAGTGGTACGAACGTGAGATCCGTGACATGTTCGGACTGATTCCCGTTGGCCATCCTGACCTCCGCCGTCTGGTCCGGCATGAACATTGGCCGAAGGGCGTCCATCCGCTCAAGAAAGATTTCCGCTGGGATACGGTCCTCGGCCGGCAACAGGGCGAATACCGGTTTCTCCAGATTGAAGGGGAGGGGGTCTTCCAGGTCCCGGTCGGACCGATTCACGCCGGGATCATCGAGCCGGGCCATTTCCGGTTTTCCGTGGCAGGCGAGCCGATCATGCAACTGGAGCTGCGCCATTTTTGGAAACATCGCGGGGTGGAAAAGCTCTTCGAACAACAGACCCTGTCAGCCGCGGTCCCGCTGGCCGAGCGGATCTCGGGCGACAGCACGGTGGGACACAGTCTGGCCTATTGCCAGGCCGTCGAGCAGATGGCGGGGATCACAGTACCGCCGCGAGCCCGGTACCTTCGCTCGCTCTTTCTCGAACTGGAACGGCTTCACAACCATCTCGGCGACGTCGGCGCGATCTGCAACGACACGGCCTATGCCCTCGCCCATGCGCACGGCGGCCGGATGAAGGAGCGGATCATGCAACTCAACGAGCGGATGACCGGCTCTCGGTTTCTTCGCGGGGTCATGACCGTCGGAGGGCTCGCTCGCGACATCACCGCCCGACAACTCGACGAGATCGCCGCCGAGGTGGCGCGGATCGAACAGGATTTTTCCGAACTGGAAGCGATCATCTTCGCAAATGCTTCTCTGACCGACCGGCTCGAAACCACCGGCGTGCTGCCCGAACGTATTGCCTGGGACCACGCGGTGGTGGGTGTCGTCGGACGGGCGTCTGGGCTCGACCAAGACGTCCGGCGGGACCGTCCCTTTGCCGCCTACGACGAGTTGCCCGTGAACGTGGCGCGATACCGATACGGCGACGTGCGCGCCAGGCTGAGAGTACGCATGGACGAAATCCATGAGTCCATCCGGCTCATCGGAGAGATCCGCGCTCATCTGCCTCAGGGTCCAATCGTCGCCGAGGCCGGGCGTATGCCGGAACCAGGTCTATGGGCGATCTCCGCGGTGGAGGGGTGGCGGGGAGAGATTCTCTATTTTGTAATGGCCGGCGAGCAGGGCCGGATCCACCGGTGCAAGGTGCGGGACCCGTCCTTCGTCAATTGGCCCGCGATCCAGTGGGCGGTGCTGGGGAATATCATCCCGGACTTTCCCCTGATCAATAAGAGTTTCAACCTGTCCTATTCAGGAACGGACCTGTAG
- a CDS encoding carbon monoxide dehydrogenase beta subunit family protein yields MSPLNAIGHERVIDVGPAGFHPPSAIELGVTHPESGFGLLYGWHAPEDEVIAEAARQLFTRANPTIFPGPLYLWAWHPEWIAKGQALLRLASEIPNVMIIPMPDYRPKYPKIDPEEGINPNHPNLTIWHNKIEVALFIGIHCHYANLALRMVRAGTNCLTIAFCHDIHEDAMLSVQDLDVTRMNHIIDIFRSVRTELGIAMPKDGKTVRLTGTQARMNRGIEQVRPWPL; encoded by the coding sequence ATGAGCCCGTTGAATGCCATAGGGCATGAACGCGTGATTGATGTCGGTCCGGCCGGATTCCATCCGCCATCGGCTATAGAACTCGGCGTGACCCATCCAGAATCCGGATTCGGGCTGTTATATGGCTGGCACGCCCCCGAAGATGAGGTGATTGCCGAGGCGGCTCGCCAACTATTTACGCGAGCGAATCCGACGATCTTCCCGGGGCCGCTCTATTTGTGGGCTTGGCATCCGGAATGGATCGCCAAAGGACAGGCGCTCTTGAGGCTTGCGTCGGAAATTCCCAACGTCATGATCATTCCCATGCCGGACTATCGCCCGAAATATCCCAAGATCGACCCGGAGGAGGGGATCAATCCCAATCATCCCAATCTGACGATTTGGCACAATAAGATCGAAGTGGCCCTGTTCATCGGCATCCATTGTCACTATGCCAACCTCGCATTGCGAATGGTGCGGGCCGGAACCAATTGCCTGACGATTGCGTTCTGCCACGACATTCATGAAGACGCCATGCTGAGCGTGCAAGACCTGGATGTGACACGGATGAACCACATCATCGACATCTTCCGGAGCGTCCGCACAGAACTCGGGATCGCCATGCCGAAGGATGGCAAAACGGTCCGACTGACGGGCACGCAGGCCCGGATGAATCGTGGGATCGAGCAGGTTCGCCCATGGCCACTGTAG